Genomic window (Candidatus Eisenbacteria bacterium):
GCATCATCGCGATCATGAACGCGGGCGCGGCGCACTTCCGGGTGTGCCCGCCGAACGACCCGGCGACGTCGTGCCGGTCGACCTCGCCCGGCGGCGTGGAGATCTTCCGCTTCCAGCCCGGCGGCTTCTGCGTCACGGAGGAGTGCGACGGCGCGGCGCCGGGTCCCGACACGTGCGTCGGCGGGTGGGGCGCGACCTACCTCGGCTTCGGCCGGCACCAGACGCAGCGAGGGTGGTACGACTGGCCGTCGGGAGCGTTCAAGGTCGACTACCGCGGCCACCGGCCGGTGTGCGGCGCGCTCGGCGCGTGCATCGGGGACCGCGGGCACTGGACGGGCACCTTCGTCGCCACGCCGTCGCCGACCTCGCCCAACCTGCCGCCGTGCCTCAGCGCCGCCGGCGACGTCTGCAATCCCACCGCCTGTACGCCGTGACGCGCGCGCCGGCGGACGGCGACGTTGCGCCGACCGGCCGGTGCCGGCATCCTTGGGAATTCGATGCTGTCCCTGGCGGGAGTGAGCAAGCGCTACGGGTCACAGATCGTCTTCGACAACGTGTCGTGGGCGGTCCCGGACGGCGCACGCGTGGGCCTGACGGGCCCGAACGGCGCCGGCAAATCGACGCTGCTGAAGATCCTCGCCGGCGCCCTCGAGCCCGACGACGGCCAGGTCGCGCTGCCGAAGGGGACGCGCGTCGGCTACCTGCCGCAGCACATCCTCGGCATCTCGGGCGTCTCGGTCCTCGACCACGCGCTGGCGGCGTTCGCCGAGCTGCACGAGCTGGAGGCGCGGCGCGCCGACCTCGAGCACCAGCTCGCCACCGTCGATCCGCAGGCGGAAGACTACGAAGCGATCCTCGCGCGCTACACGGCCATCTGCGAGGAGTGGGAGCACCGCGGTCGCTACGACATCGAGTCCGAGACCGAGACCGTGCTGCGCGGCCTCGGCTTCGGCGACGCCGACATGGACCGCGACTGCGGGGAGCTCTCGGGCGGGTGGCAGATGCGGGTCGCGCTCGCGCAGATCCTGCTCCAGCGCCCCGACGTGCTCCTGCTCGACGAGCCGACCAACTACCTCGATCTCGAGGCGCGCAACTGGCTCGAGGAGTTCCTCGCGGCCTATCCCGGCACCGTCATCCTGGTCGCGCACGATCGCTACTTCCTCGACGTCGCCGTCGACCGCATCGCCGAGGTACTGCACGGGCGCATCACCGACTACGGCATGAACTACAGCCGCTACCTCGAGGAGCGCGAGACCCGCCTCGAGCTCGCGCGCGCGGCCTACGAGAACCAGAAGGCCGAGATCGAGCGCATCGAGGCGTTCATCTCGCGCTTCCGCTACCAGGCGTCGAAGGCGGCGCTCGTCCAGAGCCGCATCAAGCAGCTCGAGAAGATCGAGCGCCTCCCGCCGCCCGACGGGCACGAGCGCGAGCTGCGCCTGCGGCTGCCCGAGGCGCAGCGCAGCGGCCGCGTCGTGCTCGAGCTCCGGGGCGCGAGCAAGCGCTACGACGGGAAGATCGTCTACGACCACGCCGACGTGACGATCGAGCGCGGCCAGCGCGTCGCGATCGTCGGACCCAACGGCGCCGGCAAGACGACACTCCTCAAGATGCTCGCCGCGGTCCTGGCGCTCGACGGCGGCGAGCGCAAGGTGGGACACAACGTCCGCCTCGGCTACTTCGCGCAGGACCACGCGGAGATGCTGTCGACGACGCGGTCGGTCTACGACGAGATGATGAGCATCGCGACCGCCGAGACGGCGCCGCACGTGCGCGGGCTCCTCGGCGCCTTCCTGTTTTCGGGCGACGCGGTCGAGAAGCGTGTCGGCGTCCTGTCGGGCGGCGAGAAGAGCCGCCTCGCCCTCGCCAAGCTCCTGCTCGAGCCCGTGAACTGCTTCCTGCTCGACGAGCCGACGAACCACCTGGACCTCACGGCGAAGGAGGTCCTGCTGGGTGCGCTCGAGGCGTACACCGGCACGGTCGTGATCGTGGCGCACGACCGCTACATCCTGGACAAGCTGCCGACGCACGTGATCGAGGTCGGCACCGGCAAGGCGATCCTCTACCACGGCAACTACGAGGACTACCTGCACGCCAAGGCACGCGCCGCGCTCCAGCCTCCGGCCCCCAAGGGCCGCGCCGCCAGAACCTGAGGTCTTCTCCGACCCAAGACTGCGTCTTGGGTCGGGAGAACCGAGAGTGTGGCGTCAGAGGCACGCACAACCTGCATGCCGCGGCCGGCGAAGCCGGCGCGGCAACGCTAGCACGCACGAGAGAATTGGTGCGGACAGGACGTGTTGCGTCGTCGTGCTTCAACGCTGCGCGCGTACCTCGCCCTGCCGCGCCGGCTTCGCCGGCCGCGGCATACCGGTCGCGCGTGCCACCAACGCTGCACTCTCGCCCCCGACCCAAGACCTAGTCTTGGGTCGGCGTTCTCTAGCGCCGTCCGCGGCCGACGCCGCGCGGCGTCTGCTGGCCGCCCGGCGGCGGCACGGGCTTCACCGAGACCCGGTGGTTCGGCATCGGGCGGAAGAGCATGGTGTCGGCGACCCGCTTCAGCTTGAGCTTCAGCTCGTGCTTGGAGACCGCGTCGCCCGGCGCCGCGAGCACGGTCTGCAGCGACAGCTCGGTGTGCGAATGCTTCTGGCCGTGCGTCAGCGTCACGTGGAGGCGCTCCTGGCCGGGGATGTCGCGCACCTCGACGTCGAGCCGCCGATCGATCGACCGAGCGAGGTCGAGGAGGATCTTTCGGGCTTCCTGGCGGGCTTCGGCGAGATCGTGCGATTCCATGGGGGCAGGCCTCCACCGGCGGTTAGACCGGAGGGTTCCCGGGCTGTCAACGAGGGGCGCGTCGGCCGTGGCGCGTTTCACCGGGAAGCGACCCGCGCCTCTTCGCTCAGGCGAGAACGCCTTTGCTCTCGAGTCCGGCGTATTCGTCGGCGGACATGCCGAGGAGATCGCGCAGGACGCGGGTGGTGTGCTCGCCGAGCTTGGGGGCGGGGATGCGGATGTCGGCGGGGGTGTCGGGGAAGACGATGGCGTTCATCTCGGCGGGGTGGCGGCCGAGGACGGGATGGTCGACCCAGCGGAACTGGCGGCGATGCGCGAGCTGCGGGTCGTCGTGGACGTCGCCCAGGTCCTGCACCGGCGCGGCGTCGATACCGGCCTGCTGCAGCCGTTCGGCGAGCGTGCCGGCGTCGTGCGTGCGCGTCCAGCCGTCGACGTGACACTCGACCTCGCCGATGCGCGTGAGCCGGCCGGCGAGCGTCGCGAGCGACGTGTCGGTCGCCCACGCGGGCTTGCCCATCGCGTCGACGAGGCGCCGCCAGTCGGCGTCGTCGTGGACGGCGATCGCGATCCATCGCTCGCGGCCGTCGGCGGCGTCCTTGCAGCGGAAGACGCCGTGCGGCACCTCGTGACGCGAGCGGTTGCCGACGCGCCCGAGCGCCTCGCCGTTCGCCGCGAACGTCACGAGGGCTTCGGAGAGGCAGATGATGCCGCCCTCGACCTGAGCCAGATCGATGTGCTGGCCCTCGCCCGTGCGTGCGCGATGCAGGAGCGCCGACGCGAGCAGCAGGGCCGCGAAGCGCGGCGAGAGCGAGTCCGTGATCGTGCCGTACGGGCCCAGGGGCTCGCGATCGGGCCAGCCCGTCAGGTGGTTGAAGCCCGAGAGCGCCGAGCCCTGGCCGCCGAAGCCGGGGTAGAAGCGATGCGGCCCGGTCTGGCCGTTGAGGCACGTGCTGATCATGACGAGGTCGGGACGCTCGCGGACCAGGGTCGCGTAGTCGAGGCCCCATTTCTTCATCGCGCCCGGCGCGAAGTTCTCGGCGACCGCGTCCGCCCGGAGAGCGAGGCGCTTCGCGACCGCGACGCCTTCGGGCATGGACAGGTTCAGCGCCACCGAGAGCTTGTTCACGTTGAGGACGGCGAAATGCTCGGCGGCGTCGAGCCCGCCCGGCGTGTTCGGCGTCAGCTTCAACGTCCGCAGGAAGTCGGGCCGTGCCTTCGACTCGATGCGGATCACGGTCGCGCCGCAGTCGGCGAAGTAGCGCGTGGCGACGGGCCCCGCCGCGCCCGCGCCCATCTCGAGGATCGTCGTGCCGCCGAAGATGTCCATCAGCACACCCCCGCCGCGCGCAGCTCGACCACCATCGCCTCGGTGACGCCGATCTCCGCCAGCACGTCGCGCGTGTGCTCGCCGAGCCGCGGCGCCGGCCGCCGGATGCCGACCGCCGCGCCGCCCGACGCCGACGTCGTCTTCGCGAACGATCCCGGGTAGCGCAGCCGGCCACGCCCGGGGTTGTCGATCTCGACGAAGAACTCGCGCGACGCGAGCTGCTCGGACGCGTCGATCTCGCGCGCCGTGTTCGCCGGTGCGAGCATGAGGTTGCGTTCGACGGCGGCGCGGAACAGCTCGGTCATGGTCTTCGAGAGGAAGAAGGCGCCGAACTCGGCCGAAAGCGCGTCGACCTCGGCCTGCGTGAGCAGGTTGTGGTTGTAGGTCTTCCAGTCGGTCGCCTTGAGCGCGGCGGACGCCATGCCGTGCTCGTCCATGAGCTTCACCATCGCGATCAAGCCCGGAACGCGCGCCGGGCCGCCACGCAGCGCGAACGAGACGAAGCCGTCCTTGCACGGCCATATCTCACGCTGCTCGCTCTTCGGCTGGCGGAAGAACGCTCCCGCGCGGGCGCCGCGGCTGCCGTTCATCTTGAACATGGACGCGGTCGCCATGTTCGGCATGATCATGGCCGCCTGCATGGCGACGTCGACGTGCTGGCCGCGTCCCGTCCGCTCGCGCGCCACGAGCGCGAACGTGACCGCGAGCGCCGCCTCGATGCTGGCGTGATAGTACGCGACCGGCAGCGAGCAGCGCACCGGCGCGCGATCCGGATCGCCGGTGCAGTGCAGGTTGCCGGAGGTGGCGAGCGTGGTGAGGTCCGAGCCCCGCCAGCCCGCATACGGCCCGCTCTGTCCCCACGGCGTGAGCGAGCACAGCACCAGGCGCGGGTTGCGGGCGTGTAGCGTGTCCCACCCGAGGCCGCGCGCCGCCATCGTGCCGGGCGCTTCGGTCTCGACGACGACGTCGGCACGCCCGGCGAGCGCGAGGAAGAGGTCACGGCCGCGCGGCGTCGTCACGTCGAGCGTGATGCCCCGCTTGGAGGTGTTGTAGGCGAGCCAGACGAGCGAGCGTTCGGGATCGTCGGCGTGGCCCCAGAAGGGACCGCGGCGCCGGACGGGATCGCCCGAGGGCGGCTCGACCTTCACGACGTCGGCGCCGAGATCGCCCAGGAGCTTGCCCGCGAAGTGGCCGGGCTCGCCGGTGAGATCGAGCACACGGACGCCACTCAGGTTGCCGTTCATCGCGCGCGCTAGCTACCCGCGGCGTCGCCGGGGTGTCAAGGTTCGGTGCCCTGCGATACAAGCCCCGTCCATGCGCATCGGCATCGGCATCGGCGAGATCACCGCGGCTCCGGGAACGATCGACAACCTCGTCGCGCAGGCGAAGCAGGCGGAGGCGGACGGCTTCGCGAGCGGCTGGCTCGCGAACATCTTCGGCATGGACGCCATCATGGCGGCCGCCGTCTGCGCCCGCGAGACCTCGCGCATGGAGCTCGGCACGGCGGTCGTGCCGACGTATCCGCGCCACCCGGTGGCGATGGCGCAGGCCGCGCTCTCGGCGGCCGCCATCTCGCGCGGGCGTTTCAGCCTCGGCATCGGCCTCTCGCACCAGATCGTCATCGAAGGGATGCTCGGCCTCTCGTTCGCCAAGCCGTACTCGCACATGCGGGAGTACCTCCAGGTGCTGTGTCCGCTCGTACGCACCGGGCAGGTGAGTCACAATGGGTCGGAGTACCGCGTCAACGCGAACATGTCGGTCCCGGGGGCGAAGCCGTGCCCGATCCTGGTGGCGGCGCTCGCGCCCAAGATGCTGGCGCTCGCGGGACGGGAAACCGACGGAACGATCACGTGGATGACCGGCCCCAAGACGATCGCCGAGCACACGGCGCCGCGTATTCGCGAGGCGGCCGCGGCGGCGAATCGGCCGGAGCCGCGCGTCGTCGTGGGCCTGCCGATCGCGGTCACGAAATCGGTCGAGGCGGCGCGCGCGTCGGCGGCGAAGACGTTCCAGGTCTATGGCATGCTCCCGTCGTACCGCGCGATGCTGGATCGGGAAGGCCTCGAGGGTCCGTCCGACGTCGCGATCGTCGGCGACGAGA
Coding sequences:
- a CDS encoding CoA transferase; translation: MDIFGGTTILEMGAGAAGPVATRYFADCGATVIRIESKARPDFLRTLKLTPNTPGGLDAAEHFAVLNVNKLSVALNLSMPEGVAVAKRLALRADAVAENFAPGAMKKWGLDYATLVRERPDLVMISTCLNGQTGPHRFYPGFGGQGSALSGFNHLTGWPDREPLGPYGTITDSLSPRFAALLLASALLHRARTGEGQHIDLAQVEGGIICLSEALVTFAANGEALGRVGNRSRHEVPHGVFRCKDAADGRERWIAIAVHDDADWRRLVDAMGKPAWATDTSLATLAGRLTRIGEVECHVDGWTRTHDAGTLAERLQQAGIDAAPVQDLGDVHDDPQLAHRRQFRWVDHPVLGRHPAEMNAIVFPDTPADIRIPAPKLGEHTTRVLRDLLGMSADEYAGLESKGVLA
- a CDS encoding TIGR03564 family F420-dependent LLM class oxidoreductase → MRIGIGIGEITAAPGTIDNLVAQAKQAEADGFASGWLANIFGMDAIMAAAVCARETSRMELGTAVVPTYPRHPVAMAQAALSAAAISRGRFSLGIGLSHQIVIEGMLGLSFAKPYSHMREYLQVLCPLVRTGQVSHNGSEYRVNANMSVPGAKPCPILVAALAPKMLALAGRETDGTITWMTGPKTIAEHTAPRIREAAAAANRPEPRVVVGLPIAVTKSVEAARASAAKTFQVYGMLPSYRAMLDREGLEGPSDVAIVGDESQVGAAIERLGAAGATDLLAVPFTVQGDPETVQRTRAFLARRARGI
- a CDS encoding ABC-F family ATP-binding cassette domain-containing protein, producing MSKRYGSQIVFDNVSWAVPDGARVGLTGPNGAGKSTLLKILAGALEPDDGQVALPKGTRVGYLPQHILGISGVSVLDHALAAFAELHELEARRADLEHQLATVDPQAEDYEAILARYTAICEEWEHRGRYDIESETETVLRGLGFGDADMDRDCGELSGGWQMRVALAQILLQRPDVLLLDEPTNYLDLEARNWLEEFLAAYPGTVILVAHDRYFLDVAVDRIAEVLHGRITDYGMNYSRYLEERETRLELARAAYENQKAEIERIEAFISRFRYQASKAALVQSRIKQLEKIERLPPPDGHERELRLRLPEAQRSGRVVLELRGASKRYDGKIVYDHADVTIERGQRVAIVGPNGAGKTTLLKMLAAVLALDGGERKVGHNVRLGYFAQDHAEMLSTTRSVYDEMMSIATAETAPHVRGLLGAFLFSGDAVEKRVGVLSGGEKSRLALAKLLLEPVNCFLLDEPTNHLDLTAKEVLLGALEAYTGTVVIVAHDRYILDKLPTHVIEVGTGKAILYHGNYEDYLHAKARAALQPPAPKGRAART
- a CDS encoding CoA transferase; protein product: MNGNLSGVRVLDLTGEPGHFAGKLLGDLGADVVKVEPPSGDPVRRRGPFWGHADDPERSLVWLAYNTSKRGITLDVTTPRGRDLFLALAGRADVVVETEAPGTMAARGLGWDTLHARNPRLVLCSLTPWGQSGPYAGWRGSDLTTLATSGNLHCTGDPDRAPVRCSLPVAYYHASIEAALAVTFALVARERTGRGQHVDVAMQAAMIMPNMATASMFKMNGSRGARAGAFFRQPKSEQREIWPCKDGFVSFALRGGPARVPGLIAMVKLMDEHGMASAALKATDWKTYNHNLLTQAEVDALSAEFGAFFLSKTMTELFRAAVERNLMLAPANTAREIDASEQLASREFFVEIDNPGRGRLRYPGSFAKTTSASGGAAVGIRRPAPRLGEHTRDVLAEIGVTEAMVVELRAAGVC